GCTGGAGAAGATAAGTTGGatggaaaaatcacaaacgaAGAAGAGATGTTcagaataaaagaaataagaagaTATAGGCCATTTAGTCCGACATGACGATTTGTTCAATGACAATAgtaaaatttgtgtttttgtagcaaattttaaaactactcAACCGATTTCAAAATATAGCATAAAGTAGCATTTAATTCTGATATTGAACTATTTTAAGGCCTATTTTGGATAGGGACATCATCGACGAAAGCAAATGCTAAGCCTAAATATAATTcctaaatattaatgtaattactttattaattaatgatttttactTACATGTTCTACAACTCTATTTTTCAAGTCATTCCAGCGTTCCTGACCTTTCTCATCAGAGGCGTCGAAGTATGGAGTGCTCCGCAGCATCTTCTCATATGTCGAACAAAGGACATTCCATCTTATTATTTCAGGGTTGATGAACAAACCCAAAAGTTGTCTGTAAACAAATGACACATAAACCTTCATTACAATAAATCACCCAGAACAAAAGTTGAACTAAAATAATGATGTGCATAGGTGGGTGAGTCGCCAGCCgtacaaacatatacatagaatcacgcttctttcccagaggggtagggagagactacatctttccacttagaTTCCAAAATTTATGTCTATCTCAGAtacttaattcaaaattttccaTGGTAGgttgtacatatattattttttctcgcTGGATTGTCCCATCAGTACTTACTGTaagaacttttttaaattgaatgtcacaaaatcaataattatcAGTAGGTACAGTATAAACCCAACCCAGACACTTGCTTGCATATTAATTGAGAAACAATTAGAAAGCAACTATTGTGACACAGTACCCGCCGATTCGGTTAAGCTGCATTCAAGCAGGTATTGGCCATTACGTGAAAATAATCCAGCGGGACTAGCACGGCACGCGCGACGtgttttttatcgcgcgatagaCTATCCAGCTCCATTTCATGTCATAAttaaagcgaaacagcgatatttAATCACGCTTATTATACTCACTTATACTCGGGCAGTTTCTCCAGTTCCTTATCCTCATTGAGCCTATGCGTCAGATCCGCTTGCTCATTGTCGTATGGCGCTAAAATGAGAAACACTACACTCCCCACCAGGGCGTCTGTGCCCGCTAATTCGCCCAACGCGCGGAAATGGCGGCATACAGACAGGTATTGGCCATTGTGCTGATCCACAGCTATCATCAGACGGTAGAATTTCTCCTTCAGCTCCTGTAAGTACATGTACAATAATGAATAAGTAATATATACTATGAATCTATAAATCATGCTTCTAATTTAGTAATTATTATCTTCAATACAACAATAACATAACTAGAGCATGTAAATTGTTAACAGCCCTAATCAATTTCAAACACAATAAAAGATCCAAATTTAATACCAATATAACTAACTTACCTGCGTGTTATCTTCATCAAAGAATTTAGTATTGATCTTCTTAGAAATTATCTGTGTTCGGATGTAGTCTTTGATGGCCAGACAGAGCCTCATCTGTTCCAAAATCAGCTCCACCTTTTCCCTTTTGTCCATTGAACCATACGTTTCCACCTGAAGCTCTTGAATGATCTTAGCAGCCTCAGCAATATTCCCTTCATCTTCTCTGATCTTTGCCAAGATATGAGTAAGCCGGGCTCTCTCAACTTCCACATAGATTTTACCTTCAGTTATTGTCCTCAATGTTTCAATGAGCTTTATTTTGGTTTCTTTGTCAGGTGTTTTGTCAACATAAGTGTAACATTCTTGCACCATTTTTACCACAGCCTGCTTGAGCTGAGAtctacaaatacaaatatgtatcTTATTTTAAACAGAAACAGCAATTTTCTAAACAGATTAATCAATATTCATACTCAGCATAAGCTGGCAACCTCACAGAAACCTTCTTGAAAGAAGTTAAGATTGACCAGTGGATTGCTTaccaatttcttattttatattccttcttctctatttttaatcattgtttttttattatagagatgattatataactaattaaattataattttctataatatatattatatgatatatataaagataaagtAGCTCAATGTATTGTTATAAAACCAAATTTgcatcccggcaccaatgaaaaaagaataggacgactccatctctttcccatggatgtcgtaaaaggcgactaagggataggcttacaaagttggaattctttttttttaggcgatgggctagcaacctgtcactatttgaatctcaattctatcataaagccaaatagctgaacgtggccattcagtcttttcaagactgttggctctgtctaccctgcaagggatatagacgtgacaatatgtatgtatgtcaattaaCTGCACAAGCTGCAAATCTATACAATATGGTAAATACAAAGCTTGACACATACCCTCTGAAACTTTGTAGAACTCAACTTTGTAGAAATGGAAGCATTAGTCAAGTGAcatcttgtatatatatatatatattgaacaTGTGAATATATATCACACACAAATTCACATGAGTGAGCACACACATGCACACACTCTTATAGAACACACACTCACATACACAAACACTCTTGCTTTCTGATACaggcatattttgtttaaacacattttcattttttatgatGAAGACAGAAATTTAACTAACTTACCTTCTTTTAGACAACAGCACAATATGATCATTGAGTGCAGACCAGTTCTTAGCctcaaaacaaatttgaaCTATTGTGACCAAAATTCGAGCAGTTGATGCCATGTCAGCTCcctataaagatattacatacctatttaCAATATACTAAattgacttaattttttttcaaatataatatttacaacagACACACAAATTATCTAATTGATGTTAGTTTAATTTTCACCTATAGCAGATTTTAAgacatattaaaaagtataaataattataaagtatGAAAACAATGATACTCTCTCATCTTTTATGTTGCAGTGGTGAGGAACATCTACCTTCTAACTCCATTTGAGAAATTCACATTTTCATCTAAGACCCAAATTATTGATCTAtcaatcttaaaaagattaTTCCCACCTTTACCTGACTATGAGTCAAACTATCAGGTCTTGCCGACTTAAATCCACTGCCATACagagtattaaatataaattcgaAATAGCACAATAGTTACCGTTCTTGTTTGTTTCTCTAGAGCCAGTAGTTGGTCAATGGCTTCTTGGACCTTCCCCTTAGCAGCCCAGGATTTCCATAGTGGTATCTTCTCGTCACAGGTTGTACTATAGTCCACCTacaattaaaatgtaacttatataataatcacatgaaaataaacttttttatttctcatttCTGTCAATTTTAAGATATCCTGTTTAATTGGTTCTGTAGTCTAAAATGGCACTAAAAGAGGCATAAAGGTCTATAGCCCTATAAAGACTGAGGCTGACAATTTTGACGAAACATGTGCAACAGCCTAATTTTGACTCGAGGaatgttttttatacatattattgacTGATACACTACTATAACGTAAGACTAAATAAGCGAAATAACCTAATCAACCTAATCAAAACACAAATCCTATTGGACATTTTGATGAGTATTTATTGAGCAACAAATTTGTTTGTACTTACCTCcatcttaattattttgccGCTCGCATCCAGACCTCCAATATCACCGTTAGAAGTCATCTTGCTTGGCTCGAAAGCTAAAAAAGGTGCAGGTATTAGTTTTAACTTTCGATATCTTACAAACGAAATTTAAGTAAGAATAGAACAAGAAACTAAAAAGAAGTATAAATAGCGTTAAAAAATAccgttttatttcaattcagaaagaaataaagactaaataaattgaatcaaAACAATCTCGGAGAAGATAAATGCAAGCTCATTTGAAATGACAATCATAATCATTGGTTTTCGGAACTTGACAAGCGGCATTGATTGACAatgatatttcaaaattttcaaaagaacaaatgaaaaatgtttcatcgtgtatttttcaatcttcaaaccatgacattggcagaatcaccgaaagtccggtggaagccataatatagaaaagaaagaaagaaccTCGACATTGGCAAAATCATCGTTTTTGAACAATagcttattataaaaaaaagtgccctggatttttttattctctcATTTTATGGGGGCAAAGGGTACCCATGCAACTAAGTCTTCAACAGACATGATAAAGGCTGAGAATTGTTACCTGAATAGAAGCCCGCATAGCACACAATagacttaatttttgttttttatttttaatacactacacaatataataaatatagtttatagtttattaagttataaggattttagaattttcagacgtcacagttttttttactcttagCCAATTACTTTCGGTTGGGTTTTCCAGTTTTCTAGAAACTACTCCAGCATAAGCTGTATCAGCATGTCAattctgctattttatttttagccgAAACGGATCTGAATCGTATTGATGACAACTTTTGGTATTCTactaacaatttttcaatactAAGCCGTAACGCATTGGTTACGCAGCCGAAACATGTCGTATTCTGCTAAAGGACACGTAACCTTCCGTTTGCCGTTCGGCTATTATTTCGTATTCTAATAAGTTTTTGACAGTTGGTCCGGCCGAAACCCAATGGTTGGTTGAATTGTCAAAAATTGTGGTTTTGCATCGGCAGCAAAAGTGTAGCTTTTGTGAATTTTGCGATTAAgttgtgataaaattttaaggtaGGTAATTCCttgattatattaaattaccttTTCGGGTGTTTATTGTtgactaaatatttttgttgagtCAACATTCGGTTAAGATTAACGAAAGGGTGCGCACATTTtggaacttaaaaaaatttcgcCGATTTTTTTATGTCCTATTAAGTCCTATTTATGATGACAAGGCTTAGGTATTACCAAAAGCATCCCTTTAGGTCATCAACTTTTTCGCTGCGGGTCATAGTTCCAGAGATATCGTCACTTCTTT
The Amyelois transitella isolate CPQ chromosome 12, ilAmyTran1.1, whole genome shotgun sequence DNA segment above includes these coding regions:
- the LOC106142610 gene encoding 26S proteasome non-ATPase regulatory subunit 12, giving the protein MTSNGDIGGLDASGKIIKMEVDYSTTCDEKIPLWKSWAAKGKVQEAIDQLLALEKQTRTGADMASTARILVTIVQICFEAKNWSALNDHIVLLSKRRSQLKQAVVKMVQECYTYVDKTPDKETKIKLIETLRTITEGKIYVEVERARLTHILAKIREDEGNIAEAAKIIQELQVETYGSMDKREKVELILEQMRLCLAIKDYIRTQIISKKINTKFFDEDNTQELKEKFYRLMIAVDQHNGQYLSVCRHFRALGELAGTDALVGSVVFLILAPYDNEQADLTHRLNEDKELEKLPEYKQLLGLFINPEIIRWNVLCSTYEKMLRSTPYFDASDEKGQERWNDLKNRVVEHNIRIMSMYYTRITVKRMSELLGLSETETEDALSQLVVSSVVRAKIDRPAGVVHFSLNMDASDRLNEWSNNLNTLMQLVNKTTHLINKEECVHKHLLATAE